In Deltaproteobacteria bacterium, one genomic interval encodes:
- the yedF gene encoding sulfurtransferase-like selenium metabolism protein YedF — MVKEIDARGLSCPAPVLQTRAALQDDPASSVTVVVDNAASQENVRRFLESQGFETMLEQKGDDYLVVGKSAARAAEPSDTARQPETETQKIMVMCATDRMGYGDDALGIKLMVNYLKTLSEMGPELWRLVFVNNGVKLTIDGSEVLPDLQNYEKNGLKIMVCGTCLDHFNLLEKKKVGETTNMLDIVTAMQLADKVINI; from the coding sequence ATGGTAAAAGAGATCGATGCGCGCGGACTGTCCTGCCCGGCGCCCGTTTTGCAGACCAGGGCTGCCCTGCAGGATGATCCTGCCAGCAGCGTTACGGTAGTCGTCGACAATGCCGCTTCTCAGGAGAACGTCCGGCGGTTCCTGGAGTCACAGGGATTTGAAACCATGCTCGAACAAAAGGGCGATGATTACCTGGTGGTCGGTAAAAGCGCGGCAAGAGCGGCGGAACCGTCCGACACGGCGCGTCAGCCGGAAACGGAAACGCAAAAGATTATGGTCATGTGTGCCACCGACCGCATGGGATACGGTGACGATGCGCTCGGGATCAAGCTGATGGTCAACTATCTGAAAACCCTTTCCGAGATGGGACCGGAGCTGTGGCGCCTGGTATTCGTGAACAACGGTGTCAAGCTGACAATAGACGGTTCCGAGGTTCTCCCCGATCTGCAAAACTACGAGAAGAACGGCCTCAAGATCATGGTGTGCGGCACCTGCCTGGATCATTTCAATCTGCTGGAAAAGAAAAAGGTCGGCGAGACGACCAACATGCTGGACATCGTTACGGCCATGCAGCTGGCCGACAAGGTCATCAACATTTAA
- a CDS encoding iron ABC transporter substrate-binding protein yields the protein MQKRFGAVMSAFFLLVIGTGGFAAEAERTVVDAAGRTVTVPNPVKRVICSGPGALRLLTYLAGQDLVVAVDDIETGRRRFDARPYALATPAYKELPVFGEFRGFDNPERILSLAKPPQVIFKTYPGMGHDPVELQEKTGIPTVILEYGNLSTHRVRLFESLRSIGAVIDSRIRAEAVIDFFDAAIEDLKRRTEKIPPSEKMTCYVGGIAFKGPHGFRSTEPGYPPFMFVNAANVASGPSRPKKASQQVTIAKEQLLTWDPDVLFLDLATLQLEGEASGYWEIRNDQAFKSLTAVREGRVYGVLPYNWYTKNFGSILANAYFIGKVLYPEQFEDVDPAAKADDIYTFLVGAPVFREMSALFGNMAFKAIGE from the coding sequence ATGCAGAAACGGTTTGGGGCCGTGATGTCGGCCTTTTTTTTACTGGTGATTGGCACCGGCGGATTTGCCGCCGAAGCGGAGCGCACGGTCGTGGATGCCGCCGGCCGGACGGTAACGGTACCGAATCCGGTGAAACGGGTCATTTGTTCCGGCCCCGGGGCGCTGCGGCTTTTGACCTATCTCGCGGGACAAGACCTGGTGGTCGCGGTGGACGACATCGAAACCGGCCGCCGTCGTTTTGACGCCAGGCCCTATGCCCTGGCAACCCCTGCCTATAAAGAGCTACCCGTTTTCGGCGAGTTTCGCGGTTTTGACAACCCGGAGCGGATTCTTTCGCTGGCAAAACCGCCGCAGGTCATCTTCAAAACCTATCCAGGCATGGGCCACGATCCCGTGGAACTTCAGGAGAAGACCGGCATCCCCACGGTGATCCTCGAGTACGGCAACCTCAGCACGCATCGGGTGCGGCTGTTTGAGAGCCTGCGCTCGATAGGCGCCGTCATCGATAGCCGTATCAGAGCCGAAGCGGTTATCGATTTTTTCGATGCCGCCATCGAAGATCTCAAGCGGCGTACGGAAAAGATTCCCCCATCCGAAAAAATGACCTGCTATGTGGGAGGGATCGCGTTCAAGGGCCCCCACGGATTCAGGTCCACCGAACCCGGTTACCCGCCGTTTATGTTCGTGAATGCGGCCAACGTGGCGTCCGGTCCTTCCCGGCCGAAAAAGGCCTCGCAACAGGTCACCATCGCCAAGGAACAGTTGCTGACCTGGGACCCGGACGTGCTGTTTCTGGACCTTGCGACCCTGCAGCTGGAAGGCGAGGCTTCCGGCTACTGGGAGATTCGCAACGATCAGGCCTTCAAATCTCTTACGGCGGTTCGGGAAGGCAGGGTTTACGGCGTGTTGCCCTACAACTGGTACACTAAAAATTTCGGCTCTATTCTGGCAAATGCCTATTTTATCGGCAAGGTTCTCTATCCCGAGCAATTCGAGGATGTGGACCCTGCTGCCAAGGCAGACGACATTTATACCTTTCTGGTCGGTGCACCTGTTTTCAGAGAGATGAGCGCGTTATTCGGGAACATGGCGTTCAAAGCGATCGGGGAGTAG
- a CDS encoding iron ABC transporter permease, whose amino-acid sequence MHLANGRVSRNYKRYIHFKLGFMGAALLLLCLGITISIFLGAAGIPFPTVAKTLLGISVSKRFDMIVWNIRLPQALAAVTAGAGLAVAGGAMQSILRNPLGSPFTLGISQAAAFGAAFAVMMLGGGVMQSTQIGSVTVSNPYLTTLTAYVCSMLAAGVIILVSRLRGATPEVMVLTGVALGTLFTAGTMFLQYFADDVQLAAMIFWTFGDVARASWAELGLLALVTGIGSVYLLYHSWDYNAIDAGDETAKGLGVRVERVRMVGMLMASLITAVIVSFLGIIGFVGLVVPHMVRRIIGGDNRFLMPATIICGALMLLLSDTVARLILAPHVLPVSVLTAFLGAPAFIYLIVRGGRR is encoded by the coding sequence ATGCATCTGGCAAACGGACGGGTTTCGCGGAACTACAAGCGTTATATTCACTTCAAGCTGGGCTTTATGGGCGCCGCCCTGCTGCTGCTTTGTCTGGGAATCACGATATCCATTTTTCTGGGGGCGGCGGGCATCCCATTTCCCACAGTCGCTAAGACACTTTTGGGTATCAGCGTATCCAAGCGGTTTGACATGATTGTCTGGAATATCCGTTTGCCTCAGGCACTGGCGGCGGTTACTGCCGGTGCCGGTCTGGCCGTGGCCGGCGGCGCCATGCAGTCGATTCTTCGCAATCCCTTGGGATCGCCCTTTACCCTGGGAATTTCCCAGGCGGCGGCCTTTGGGGCGGCTTTTGCGGTCATGATGCTGGGGGGCGGGGTGATGCAGAGCACCCAGATCGGATCGGTGACAGTATCCAACCCCTACCTCACAACGCTGACGGCCTATGTTTGCAGCATGCTGGCTGCCGGTGTCATTATTCTGGTTTCGAGATTGCGCGGTGCGACCCCGGAAGTCATGGTCCTCACGGGGGTGGCCCTGGGGACCCTCTTTACGGCCGGTACCATGTTTTTACAGTACTTTGCGGATGACGTCCAGCTGGCCGCCATGATTTTCTGGACATTCGGCGATGTGGCGCGCGCCAGTTGGGCGGAACTGGGGCTGCTGGCTCTGGTTACCGGAATCGGTTCAGTCTACCTGCTCTATCACAGCTGGGATTACAATGCCATCGATGCCGGCGATGAAACTGCCAAGGGTCTCGGTGTTCGTGTAGAACGCGTGCGCATGGTCGGTATGCTGATGGCGTCGCTGATAACGGCGGTTATCGTCTCCTTTCTGGGTATCATCGGGTTCGTGGGGCTCGTGGTTCCGCACATGGTCCGGCGCATTATCGGCGGGGACAACCGCTTTCTCATGCCGGCTACGATTATTTGCGGAGCGCTGATGCTGCTGCTGTCGGACACAGTCGCCCGGTTGATACTGGCGCCGCACGTGCTGCCCGTTTCCGTCCTGACGGCATTTTTAGGGGCACCGGCATTCATCTATCTGATCGTGCGGGGAGGGCGCAGATGA
- a CDS encoding ABC transporter ATP-binding protein, which produces MILKVADLAFSYNSHDVLKDITFRLAPGELLAVLGPNGAGKTTLLKCINAIHRPKKGTVTVDGREVGKLSPPAIARKVGYVAQHNEPSRMTAFDAVLMGRRPHVRWGVTRQDLEKVDAALKRLGLKALSMRYIDQMSGGELQKIAIARALVQEPRLMLLDEPTASLDLKNQVEILRMVHRVVRGHHVAAVMTLHDLNLALRWADKCIFLKDGRIFYAGSPLTVDAKLIETVYGLPVNVYHQGGRLMVVPREKGLEQD; this is translated from the coding sequence ATGATTCTGAAAGTAGCGGATCTCGCGTTTAGCTACAACAGCCACGACGTGCTGAAGGACATCACTTTTCGGCTGGCTCCGGGAGAGCTTCTGGCTGTGTTGGGACCCAACGGTGCCGGCAAGACCACCCTGCTCAAATGCATCAACGCCATCCATCGCCCCAAAAAGGGAACGGTAACCGTAGACGGCAGGGAGGTCGGCAAGCTCTCTCCCCCGGCGATTGCCCGTAAGGTAGGCTACGTGGCCCAGCACAACGAGCCGTCTCGGATGACTGCATTCGACGCCGTCCTCATGGGGCGACGGCCCCACGTGCGCTGGGGGGTTACCCGGCAGGATCTGGAAAAGGTGGATGCCGCCCTTAAACGACTGGGCCTCAAGGCGTTGTCCATGCGCTACATCGATCAGATGAGCGGCGGGGAACTGCAAAAAATCGCCATTGCCCGCGCCCTGGTGCAGGAACCCCGGCTGATGCTTCTGGACGAGCCCACGGCCAGCCTGGACCTCAAGAACCAGGTCGAGATCCTGCGCATGGTCCACCGAGTGGTCAGGGGGCATCATGTGGCGGCGGTGATGACGCTGCACGATTTGAACCTGGCGTTGCGCTGGGCCGACAAATGCATATTTTTAAAAGATGGTCGGATCTTTTATGCCGGTTCGCCGCTGACGGTCGATGCAAAGCTCATCGAAACGGTCTACGGTTTGCCGGTGAATGTTTATCACCAGGGAGGCCGCCTGATGGTGGTCCCCAGAGAAAAAGGATTGGAGCAAGATTGA
- a CDS encoding FmdE family protein encodes MSSQLSEETLAAVIDFHGHSCPGLSIGIRASELARRELGDLPDMRMVCITETDMCGVDAIQYLTGCTYGKGNLIHRDYGKMAFTFFDRESGRGFRFLLKPDVHGEAREELAQLSRKMAEKTADPEDEARYQEIRRGMQDRIMHAGLDGLFEISNPRERMPRGPRVLESLTCERCGEATMESRTRRFGGQVLCQPCFDQVEQKV; translated from the coding sequence ATGAGCAGTCAACTATCCGAGGAAACTCTTGCAGCGGTTATCGATTTTCACGGTCATTCCTGTCCAGGATTGAGTATCGGCATACGGGCATCCGAACTGGCCCGCCGAGAGCTGGGCGATTTGCCGGACATGCGCATGGTGTGTATTACCGAAACGGACATGTGCGGTGTGGACGCCATTCAGTATCTGACGGGCTGCACCTACGGTAAAGGCAACCTGATCCACAGGGACTACGGCAAGATGGCCTTCACCTTTTTCGACCGGGAAAGCGGCCGGGGATTTCGTTTTTTGCTCAAACCCGATGTCCATGGCGAAGCGCGGGAAGAGCTTGCGCAACTGAGTCGCAAGATGGCCGAAAAAACGGCCGATCCGGAAGACGAGGCGCGTTACCAGGAGATCAGACGGGGTATGCAGGACAGGATCATGCATGCCGGTCTGGATGGGTTGTTTGAGATTTCAAATCCCAGGGAAAGGATGCCCCGCGGCCCCCGCGTCCTCGAGAGCCTGACCTGCGAAAGGTGCGGCGAGGCAACCATGGAGTCGCGCACACGACGATTTGGGGGCCAGGTCCTCTGCCAACCGTGCTTCGACCAGGTGGAACAGAAGGTTTGA
- the smpB gene encoding SsrA-binding protein SmpB, whose amino-acid sequence MTQGHKKIIAENRKARHDYFIDDTYEAGLVLKGTEVKSLRLGRANLKDAYAKITNGEVFVHQVHISVYPFAYYDNHNPLRVRKLLLNRREIKKLYGKVNEKGYSLIPLNLYFVNGKAKLTLALARGKRKYDKRESIRRREEKRDLDRQRKNYK is encoded by the coding sequence ATGACGCAAGGCCACAAAAAGATAATCGCCGAAAACAGAAAAGCGCGGCACGACTACTTCATCGATGACACTTACGAAGCCGGGTTGGTGCTCAAGGGCACGGAAGTCAAATCCCTGCGTCTGGGAAGGGCTAACCTCAAGGACGCCTACGCCAAAATCACCAACGGCGAGGTGTTCGTCCACCAGGTGCACATCAGCGTTTATCCCTTTGCCTACTACGACAACCACAACCCCTTGAGGGTTCGGAAGCTCCTTTTGAACAGGCGGGAAATCAAGAAACTTTACGGCAAAGTGAACGAAAAGGGCTACTCCCTGATCCCCCTCAACCTCTACTTCGTCAACGGCAAGGCCAAATTGACCCTCGCCCTGGCCAGAGGCAAACGCAAATACGACAAAAGGGAATCCATCCGCCGCCGTGAGGAAAAGCGCGATTTGGACCGCCAGCGCAAGAACTACAAATAA